One Odontesthes bonariensis isolate fOdoBon6 chromosome 17, fOdoBon6.hap1, whole genome shotgun sequence genomic window carries:
- the LOC142365860 gene encoding tripartite motif-containing protein 16-like produces the protein MAQKGVQLEGEILQCSICLDLLKDPVTIPCGHSYCFHCVKGFWDGEDQKGVHSCPQCRQTFTARPVLGKNTMLAALVEQLKKTGLQAAPADHCYAGAEDVACDVCSGRKLKATKSCLSCPASYCEEHLQPHYDSAPLRKHKLVEPSNKLQENICSDHDEVMKIFCRTDQKCICYLCSVDDHKGHDTVSAAAERTERQRELEGSRQQIQQRIQDAEKDVKLLQQQLEAIHQSADKTEEHSQKIFSQLIRLLQKRSSDVKQQIRSQQEAEGRRVKELQEKLEQEITELKRKDAELQQLSHTEDHSQFLHSCPSVAALRGATHSSSIQIRPLRHFEDVTAAVSELREKLQDILREEWANISLRVAEVDVLLSQPEPEPEPGPGPEPEPGPEPEPEPEPEPGPGPEPEPGPEPGPEPEPEPGPEPEPEPEPGPGPEPEPEPEPTSRAGFLRYSCEITLDPNTANRKLILSEGNRKVTFMKHPQSYSAHPDRFTDMWQVLSRESLTGRCYWEVEMGGEGVYVAVAYKNISRAGWGNECRFGYNDKSWALRCDHNSYSFRHNNKETSISGPRASRVGVYLDHRAGILSFYSVSGTMTLLHRVQTTFTQPLCAGVGLHWCVSGTSCKFLS, from the coding sequence ATGgcgcagaaaggagttcagctggaaGGAGAAATTCTCCAGTGTTCGATCTGtttggatctgctgaaggatccggtgactattccctgtggacacagctactgctttcactgtgttaaaggcttctgggatggagaggatcagaagggagtccacagctgccctcagtgcaggcagacattcacagcgaggcctgtcctggggaaaaacaccatgttagcagctttagtggagcagctgaagaagactggactccaagctgctcctgctgatcactgctatgctggagctgaagatgtggcctgtgatgtctgctctgggaggaagctgaaagccaccaagtcctgtttatcctgcccggcctcttactgtgaggaacaccttcagcctcattatgattcagctccactcaggaaacacaagctggtggagccctccaacaagctccaggagaacatctgctctgatcacgatgaggtgatgaagattttCTGCCGTACGgatcagaagtgcatctgttatctctgctctgtggatgatcataaaggccacgacacagtgtcagctgcagcagaaaggactgagaggcagagagagctggaggggagtcggcagcagatccagcagagaatccaggacgcagagaaagatgtgaagctgcttcagcagcagctggaggccatccatcagtctgctgataaaacagaggagcacagccagaagatcttcagccagctgatccgtctcctccagaaaagaagctctgatgtgaagcagcagatcagatcccagcaggaagccgaagggaggcgagtcaaagagcttcaggagaagctggagcaggagatcactgagctgaagaggaaagatgctgagctgcagcagctctcacacacagaggatcacagccagtttctgcacagctgcccctcagtggcagcactcaggggggctacacactcatccagcatccagatccgtcctctgaggcactttgaggatgtgacagcagctgtgtcagagctcagagagaaactacaggacatcctgagagaggaatgggccaacatctcactgagagtcgctgaagtggatgttttactgtcacagccagaaccagaaccagaaccaggaccaggaccagaaccagaaccaggaccagaaccagaaccagaaccagaaccagaaccaggaccaggaccagaaccagaaccaggaccagaaccaggaccagaaccagaaccagaaccaggaccagaaccagaaccagaaccagaaccaggaccaggaccagaaccagaaccagaacctgaaccaacgagcagagctggattcttaagatattcatgtgaaatcacactggatccaaacacagcaaacagaaaGCTgatactgtcagaggggaacagaaaagtgacatttaTGAAACATCCTCAGTCTTATTCTgctcatccagacagattcactgaCATGTggcaggtcctgagcagagagagtctgactggacgttgttactgggaggtggagatgggaGGAGAAGGAGTTtatgtagcagtcgcatacaagaacatcagcagagcaggatgGGGGAATGAATGTAGATTTGGTtataatgacaaatcttgggcgTTAAGATGTGACCATAACAGTTATTCATTTAGGCACAACAACaaggaaacctccatctcaggtcctcgggcctccagagtgggagtgtacctggatcacagagcaggtattctgtccttctacagcgtctctggaaccatgactctcctccacagagtccagaccacattcactcagccgctctgcGCTGGAGTTGGGCTTCATTGGTGTGTTTCAGGAACAAGTTGCAAATTTCTCAGCTGA
- the LOC142365984 gene encoding tripartite motif-containing protein 16-like, translating into MAQKGVQLEGEILQCSICLDLLKDPVTIPCGHSYCFHCVKGFWDGEDQKGVHSCPQCRQTFTARPVLGKSTMLAALVEQLKKTGLQAAPADHCYAGAEDVACDVCSGRKLKATKSCLSCLASYCEEHLQPHYDSAPFRKHKLVEPSKKLQENICSDHDEVMKIFCRTDQKCICYLCLMDEHKGHDTVSAAAERTERQRELEGSRQQIQQRIQDAEKDVKLLQQELEAIHRSADKTEEHSQEIFSQLIRLLQKRSSDVKQQIRSQQEAEGRRVKELQEKLEQEITELKRKDAELQQLSHTEDHSQFLHSWPSVAALRGATHSSSIQIRPLRHFEDVTAAVSELRDKLQDILREEWTNISLRVAEVDVLLPQPEPGPGPGPGPGPGPGPGPEPEPESRAGFLRYSCEITLDPNTANRKLILSEGNRKVTVMKHPQSYSDHPDRFTFWPQVLSRESLTGRCYWEVEMGGEVYVAVAYKNISRAGGIECIFGYNDKSWALRCDQSSYSFWYNNKETCISGPRASRVGVYLDHRAGILSFYSVSGTMTLLHRVQTTFTQPLWAGVWFPGWSVSERSCKFLP; encoded by the coding sequence ATGgcgcagaaaggagttcagctggaaGGAGAAATTCTCCAGTGTTCGATCTGtttggatctgctgaaggatccggtgactattccctgtggacacagctactgctttcactgtgttaaaggcttctgggatggagaggatcagaagggagtccacagctgccctcagtgcaggcagacattcacagcgaggcctgtcctggggaaaagcaccatgttagcagctttagtggagcagctgaagaagactggactccaagctgctcctgctgatcactgctatgctggagctgaagatgtggcctgtgatgtctgctctgggaggaaactgaaagccaccaagtcctgtttatcctgcctggcctcttactgtgaggaacaccttcagcctcattatgattcagctccattcaggaaacacaagctggtggagccctccaagaagctccaggagaacatctgctctgatcacgatgaggtgatgaagattttCTGCCGCACGgatcagaagtgcatctgttatctctgcttaatggatgaacataaaggccacgacacagtgtcagctgcagcagaaaggactgagaggcagagagagctggaggggagtcggcagcagatccagcagagaatccaggacgcagagaaagatgtgaagctgcttcagcaggagctggaggccatccatcgctctgctgataaaacagaggagcacagccaggagatcttcagccagctgatccgtctcctccagaaaagaagctctgatgtgaagcagcagatcagatcccagcaggaagccgaagggaggcgagtcaaagagcttcaggagaagctggagcaggagatcactgagctgaagaggaaagatgctgagctgcagcagctctcacacacagaggatcacagccagtttctgcacagctggccctcagtggcagcactcaggggggctacacactcatccagcatccagatccgtcctctgaggcactttgaggatgtgacagcagctgtgtcagagctcagagataaactacaggacatcctgagagaggaatggaccaacatctcactgagagtcgctgaagtggatgttttactgccacagccagaaccaggaccaggaccaggaccaggaccaggaccaggaccaggaccaggaccagaaccagaaccagagagcagagctggattcttaagatattcatgtgaaatcacactggatccaaacacagcaaacagaaaGCTgatactgtcagaggggaacagaaaagtgacagtaATGAAACATCCTCAGTCTtattctgatcatccagacagattcacttTCTGGcctcaggtcctgagcagagagagtctgactggacgttgttactgggaggtggagatgggaGGAGAAGTTtatgtagcagtcgcatacaagaacatcagcagagcaggagggATTGAATGTATATTTGGTtataatgacaaatcttgggcgTTAAGATGTGACCAAAGCAGTTATTCATTTTGGTACAACAACAAGGAAACCTGCATCTCAGGTCCTCgggcctccagagtgggagtgtacctggatcacagagcaggtattctgtccttctacagcgtctctggaaccatgactctcctccacagagtccagaccacattcactcagccgctctggGCTGGAGTTTGGTTTCCTGGGTGGTCTGTTTCAGAAAGAAGTTGCAAATTTCTCCCCTGA